Within Chlamydia pneumoniae TW-183, the genomic segment GTTGATAATGGGATTGATGAATTTATCATGGGTCATGGTAAATCTTTAAAAATTTCTGCTAGTGACAAGCAGATCTCCATTCAAGATCAAGGTCGTGGCATTCCTTTAGGTAAACTTATAGATTGTGTTTCTAAAATCAATACGGGAGCTAAATATACCCAAGATGTTTTCCATTTCTCTGTAGGGCTGAATGGCGTGGGACTCAAAGCTGTGAATGCACTTTCAGAAATATTTTCTGTACGTTCTGTAAGAAAGAAAAAATACCACCTTGCCACCTTCCATCGAGGAGTTCTGCAAGAGTCTAAGCAAGGTTCTACCAAAGATCCTGATGGAACTTTTGTTTCCTTTACTCCTGATCCTAGTATCTTCCCTGAGTTTACTTTTAACCACGACTTCCTAAAAGATAAAATCCGCCAATACACCTACCTACATTCGGGATTAGAGATCCGATTTAATGATGAGGTGTTCATATCTCACAACGGTCTCAAAGATCTTTTCGATGCAGAGATCACTGAGCCCCCTTTATACTCTCCTCTTTTTTTTCAAAATGAGGATTTAACTTTTATCTTTTCTCACCTTGAAGGAAATACGGAGCGTTATTTTTCTTTTGTCAATGGACAAGAGACTCTTGACGGAGGAACACACCTGACTGCCTTTAAGGAAGCCATAGTAAAAGGGGTCAACGAGTTTTTTGGAAAAACATTTGTTTCCAATGACATTCGAGAAGGCATTGTGGGCTGCATAGCAATAAAAATAGCCTCGCCAATTTTTGAATCGCAAACGAAAAATAAGCTTGGGAATACACAGATTCGGTCTTCTTTAATTAAAGATGTAAAGGAAGCGATTGTACAGGCCCTACGTAAAGATAAAGTGGCTCCTGAGCTTCTTTTAGAAAAAATAAAATTCAATGAGAAAACTCGAAAGAATATCCAATTTATAAAACAAGATCTTAAGAGCAAACAGAAGAAAGTCCATTATAAAATTCCCAAACTTCGGGACTGTAAATTCCATTATAACGATCGCTCTCTGTATGGTGAGGCCTCTTCGATTTTCCTTACCGAAGGGGAGTCTGCGTCCGCATCAATTCTTGCTTCAAGAAATCCCCTCACACAAGCTGTCTTTTCACTTCGAGGAAAGCCTATGAATGTCTTTTCCTTAGAAGAAACCAAAATGTATAAAAATGATGAGTTATTTTATTTAGCAACTGCTCTAGGCATCACGCAAAACGAGATTCAGCATTTACGTTATAACAAAGTCATCCTGGCTACTGATGCGGATGTAGACGGTATGCATATTCGTAATCTTTTGATTACTTTCTTCCTTAAAACACTCTTGCCTCTTGTAGAAAATAATCACCTCTTTATCTTAGAAACCCCTTTGTTTAAAGTTAGAAACAAAACGACTACGCTCTACTACTATTCTGAGCAAGAAAAGATGCAGGCGTTACAGCAATTTGGGAAAAAGGACTCCTCTTTAGAAATCACAAGGTTTAAAGGTTTAGGAGAAATTTCTCCTAAGGAATTTGCTGCGTTTATAGGTCCTGAGATCCGCCTCACCCCAGTTACGATTACCTCTTTAGAGAGCATTTCTTCGATCTTACAATTCTATATGGGGAAAAATACAAAAGAGAGAAAACAATTTATTATGGATAACCTTATTACTGATTTTTAATTTATGCGTGACGTTTCAGAGCTTTTTCGAACACATTTTATGCATTACGCGTCTTACGTAATTTTAGAGAGAGCGATTCCTCATATTCTTGATGGCTTAAAACCGGTGCAGCGTCGACTTCTATGGACTTTATTCCTTATGGACGACGGGAAAATGCATAAAGTTGCCAATATTGCAGGAAGAACTATGGCTCTCCATCCCCATGGCGATGCCCCTATTGTTGAAGCTCTTGTTGTCTTAGCAAATAAAGGCTACCTCATCGACACGCAAGGAAACTTCGGAAATCCCCTTACGGGAGATCCTCACGCTGCTGCCCGTTATATAGAAGCACGACTCAGTCCTTTAGCTCGAGAAACGCTCTTTAATACCGACTTGATAGCTTTTCATGACTCTTATGATGGAAGAGAAAAAGAACCTGATATTTTACCTGCAAAGCTCCCCGTGCTTTTACTTCATGGTGTGGACGGGATTGCTGTGGGGATGACCACGAAAATTTTCCCTCACAATTTTGCAGAACTTTTGAAAGCGCAAATTGCAATTTTAAATGATAAAAAATTCACTGTGTTTCCTGACTTTCCTTCGGGAGGATTGATGGATCCCTCGGAGTATCAAGATGGATTGGGATCGATTACACTGCGTGCATCTATAGACATTATTAATGATAAAACGCTTGTAGTGAAACAAATTTGTCCTCAATCTACGACTGAGACTTTGATCCGTTCTATAGAGAACGCAGCAAAACGTGGCACAATTAAAATCGATACCATCCAAGACTTCTCTACAGATGTCCCTCACATTGAAATTAAGCTGCCAAAAGGCTCTCGAGCCAAAGAGATGCTTCCCTTGTTATTCGAGCATACTGAATGCCAGGTGATTCTCTATTCTAAGCCCACAGTCATTTACGAGAATAAGCCTGTAGAATGTTCGATATCCGAGATTCTCAAACTGCATACTACAGCTCTACAGGGGTATCTTGAAAAAGAACTTTTGTTGCTCCAAGAACAACTTACTTTGGACCATTATCATAAAACCTTAGAATACATCTTTATTAAACATAAGCTCTATGATTCTGTCCGAGAAGTCCTAGCCATAAACAAGAAAATTTCTGCTGATGACCTACATCAAGCAGTGCTCCATGCTCTGGAGCCCTGGCTTCATGAGCTTGCAACTCCCGTTACAAAACAAGACACCTCTCAACTTGCTTCACTAACGATTAAGAAAATCCTTTGCTTTAATGAAGAGGCATGCACTAAGGAACTGCTAGCCATAGAAAAAAAACAAGCAGCGATACAAAAAGATCTTGGAAGAATAAAAGAAGTCACCGTCAAGTACCTCAAAGGACTTTTAGAACGCCATGGACACTTAGGAGAGAGAAAAACACAGATCACAAACTTTAAGACGGCAAAGACATCTATCTTGAAACAACAAACCTTAATTTAAAAAACTAAGTTTATCTAAAAAACTTCTGATTAATAAGAGATGGTAAAATATTTTCTTTTTAAATTAGAATTAAATTTATAGACACTATAACCATTGTAGTACGTATGGAACCACGTCACATTTATATAAGAAAACCAGAGACTCCAAAAGCTCCTGACGTAGAAAAGCCTGGTGTACCTGAGTACATGACGATGGCAAACACTCCTACCTTCGAGGGTCCTGTAAAAACTCTTGATCAGCTACGCCGAGCTCTTATCGAGCAACGAGGAGCTGAGGAAGGGCAAAAAATGTATGATAATTTCATTCAGTCTATTTTAATTTCAACATTTGGGCTTGTACATAAGGATATGGACCGAGCACAAAAAGCTTCTAAGCGTATGAGATCTGTCTATAAAGAGCAGTAATGTCGTTTACCTATTTCCTAGCGCTTCCCGTAGATAGGCTTATGCAAGAACGGTTCCTCTGTTCTCCCAAACGTTGGGCTCCTTTTATCAATTCGCCTTTATACCTTACTCTCATTGCTGACCACGATACTCCTTATTTGGCTAAGAATCTTGATAAGTTTCCCTTACCTGTAGAGCAATGGGAAAAAACGGTCCTGCACGTCTCTAGCCTATTGAAGTCTATATTTTTATGTTCAGACCTTTCCTCTTTAAGGTTGCTGGCCTGTACAAAATTCGAAATCTTGACTTTGAACGACCTTTATTGCGCCCAAAATATCTAAAAAATTGCTTTACAAAGACACTCGCATCTTTCCCTTGACTAAAAATTTTGCTTGTCAAACTGCCATCGAAGTTTGTCATGATGATGTTTGAGCTACATAGGTTAGCCTCAGTTGATTCCAGCATTTTATCTTAATTCAACGCATTTCTATCTTTTTAGACTCATTAAATTATTTTTGAAAAATTCTAAGTGTCTAAGATTCAAAAAGAGACTCTTTCTTTCAATAAAATCGCTAGATCCTTAACTGATTCGATATTAAACTAGTAAAGAAAGTTATCAAGATTTCAATGAAAACTGTGACTTCCTTTACTGTATGTAAAGAAAACTCGGGGCGTTTAGACAAGTACCTGACTGAGGTGCATCCCAAATATTCTCGAGCTTTCTACCAAGAACATATCTTAAGTGGTCTTGTCCAAATCAATGGGCAAATAAACACCAGGGTGGCAACGCGCTTAAATTGTGGTGATATAGTCACTATAGATATCCAAGAAAAGGAAGAACTTCTTGAGCTCCTACCCGAAGCCATCCCTCTAGATAAGGTTTATGAGGATGGAATGATCTTAGTGATCAATAAACCTCGGGATATGGTGGTCCATCCAGCACCTGGTCATTTCCATGGAACCCTGGTTCATGCTCTTCTCCATGAAATAGGAGAGAGACTGAAGGAAGAATTCCCTGAGGAACCTTGGAGACCTGGAATCGTACATCGACTTGATAAAGATACCTCGGGATTGATTATTACTGCAAAAACGCGGCAGGCCAAGAAGGTTTTCAGCGAGCTTTTTTCAACCAAGCGGTTAAAGAAAAGCTACTTAGCAGTTTGTATAGGGAAACCTAGGAGTACTACGATCCATACACATATAAGCCGGCATCAAAACAAACGTAAAGAAATGACTGTAAGCTCTCAAGGAAAAGAAGCCGTTACCCACTGCCAAGTCCTTGCTTTTAATGGAAAACTGAGTTTTGTTGCCTTGTCTCCAGAGACAGGAAGGACCCACCAGCTTAGGGTTCATATGAAACATTTAGGGACTCCTATTCTTGGGGATCCTGTGTATGGAATCCCCTCTATGAATTCGAGTTACGGTCTTGATAAACAACAATTGCATGCCTATAGCGTTGATTTCACTCATCCAGAAACCCGGCAATTTTGTTCATTAAAGGCGGGTTTACCCGAGGATATGCGTTCCCTCTTAATAAAAGAATTCCGCAATGAAACAACTATATTAAATAAAAATTTATTGGAATCGATTTTAAAAGAACAATAATTCATTAAAAAGTTCATTTATTTTAGGAAACGCATTAAAATTAATTAAAATTGAATTTCATTTTTTAACATCTCTTTTTAAAGACAACGCGAATTAGTTAAGGATTACTATGAAAGAATTTTTAGCCTATATCATTAAGAATCTAGTGGACCGCCCTGAAGAAGTCCGTATTAAAGAAGTTCAGGGGACTCACACGATTATTTATGAACTAAGTGTAGCTAAACCTGATATCGGGAAGATCATTGGCAAAGAAGGCCGTACGATCAAAGCGATTCGTACTCTTCTGGTTTCTGTAGCAAGCAGGAACAATGTAAGGGTCAGTTTAGAAATTATGGAAGAAAAGTAGCCTTAAGCCTAGCTTAAGTACTTCTCATTGAAATTGCTAGCCTAAGGGAAACCGAAGGCTACCACTTCAATAAAAAATAATTGCACGCATAAAGATAAACTCGGACCGAGCAGGACTCGAACCTGCGACCATTCGCTTAGAAGGCGAATGCTCTATCCACTGAGCTATCGGTCCCTATTCTTGTACAACCTTGGGGTATTGAGCACGAAAGCGAGCAAAGGAAATCCCTCAATCAGTATAGGTCTACCAAGAAAAAAGTCAATTCTGACACAAGATTTTCTTGTTCCCTAAAGAACTTCTTTCAAAGCTATATAAAAAGCGAATTCCACCTCCTTACCTGTAATTTTATAGGTAAAATTAAGGAGCAACTTGGATTGTATTCTCCGATCTTATAACCTGGAAAGTTAGAACCAAAAGTTGCTTTATTCTAAAAAAGGATGGTCATGTTCAATAACAAAATGATCCTAATTGCTGGCCCCTGTGTTATTGAGGGGGAAGATATTACATTGGAAATCGCAGGGAAATTACAGTCCATACTCGCCCCTTATTCGGATCGGATCCAATGGTTTTTTAAAAGCAGTTACGACAAAGCAAATCGCTCTTCCCTAAACTCATTTCGAGGGCCTGGTTTGACAGAGGGATTGCGCATCCTTGCCAAAGTCAAAGAAACTTTTGGCGTGGGCATTCTTACAGATGTCCATACGCCTCAAGACGCTTACGCGGCTGCCGAAGTCTGCAATATCCTTCAGGTACCTGCGTTCCTCTGCAGACAAACCGACCTCCTCGTTGCAACTGCAGAAACTGGCGCTATAGTAAATTTAAAAAAAGGGCAGTTTCTCTCCCCTTGGGATATGGAAGGCCCAATAAATAAAGTACTCTCTACAGGAAATAACAAAATCTTACTTACAGAAAGAGGGTGTAGCTTCGGTTACAATAACCTTGTTTCTGATATGCGCTCGATTCCTGTTTTATCCCGTTCAGGATTTCCTGTAATTTTTGATGCCACGCACTCCGTGCAGCTCCCTGGAGCTCTATCTACAGAAAGTGGTGGTCTGACAGAATTCGTTCCTACTCTTTCACGAGCTGCTTTAGCTGCAGGAGCTCATGGCCTTTTTATAGAGACCCATACCAATCCAAAAATCGCTAAAAGTGATGCAGCTTCTATGTTGAGCTTAGAAGAATTCGCAGCTCTCCTCCCCACCTGGGATCAATTATTTACTTGCGTCAGTTCCTTTGATATGGTCTCAGCATGACAAAATTTCTATACTGCGGGCTCTTTTATTCTCTAGGACTACTTGTCTTGGCTTTTGGGACTATGGTAGCCATTATTCAAGTGGACCAGATTTGCGATGTTTCCTGTATGAACAAGCACTTCCAAGAATCCCCCCCTTTTTTAAAAATAAAAAAGGTGAATGTCTCCAAACAAATTTGCTCTCCTGAAGAACGATTCTTCCATTGTAAAATTGATAAATCGTGTATGGAACTGCATTTTCCTCAGTCTAGTTATTCCTGTAAAGAATACCTCACCCGGATCTCAGGGCATATTCTAACACAAAATTTTGAAAAGCAAATGCAATTCCGAGGAAACTCAGGATTACTAAATTACCAAGATGGTTCCTTACATGTGTATGACTGCCGTTTCCAAGTAGATCCTGTACCTGGGTATGGGTCTCCAGATAAGGAGGACAGTTCTTCAGGAGGTATGAAAACCCTCTATTTATCTTTATTCAGGAATTAAGCCTCTATGCCTATACTTTCTGTGTGTAATCTCGTAAAGAAGTATAACAAGAAGCCCGTGACAAATGATGTGTCTTTCCAAATCAACCCCGGGGAGATTGTCGGCCTACTCGGCCCTAACGGAGCAGGAAAAACAACAGCATTTTATCTTACTGTAGGCTTAATTCGCCCTGACTCTGGGAAGATTATCTTTAAAAATGTCGATGTCACCAAAAAAACTATGGACCATCGTGCACGACTGGGAATCGGTTATCTTGCTCAAGAACCCACAATTTTTAAAGAACTCACAGTTCAAGATAACCTGATTTGCATTTTAGAGATCATTTACAAAGCGCGTAAACAACAATCCCATCTTTTAAACACCCTGGTTGATGATTTGCAACTAGGTTCCTGCCTCCATAAAAAGGCAGGAACCCTATCTGGAGGGGAACGACGAAGATTGGAGATCGCCTGTGTATTAGCTTTAAATCCCAGCGTATTGTTGTTAGATGAGCCTTTTGCGAATGTAGATCCTCTCGTCATTCAAAACGTCAAGTACCTAATTAAAATTCTAGCAGGACGTGGAATCGGCATTCTAATTACAGATCACAATGCTAAAGAGCTCCTTTCTATTGCTGATAGGTGTTATTTGATTATTGATGGGAAGATCTTCTTTGAAGGGTCTTCAAGCCAAATGATCAGTAACCCTATGGTAAAGCAACATTACCTGGGAGACTCGTTCTCATACTAATGGATCTCACAAAAGTCTCTAGGGAAAGGAGCGCTACTGTATTCTGTAAGAATCCTTGCTAATACCTCAAAGCCATCTTCTTCTAGGATAGTGACTCCTGGTTTGACTCCTCGCTCAGCTAATTTAAATGCCTTAAATGTATTGCAAATACGTCCTGTGAGTCTGATGCCCACACCCTTTAAGTTCATTACGGAGGCATAATCTCCAAACATTTTTAAGGAAAGTTCACAAGCAGTAACTGCAAAGAGAATTTGATATCCAGGGTAGCGCTTTTTTAAAGTGTGTAAATGTTTTGCGATATCTATAAATGTAGGGATGATCACAGTAGTGTATCTACGAGCATTCAGCCGCATCATGGTCCCTATAGAACATGAGGCACATGTAGGATGTGAAGGATCATACCGACAAGCATCATTGAAACGCCCTTCAGGACATGCCTTAGGCTTTTGACAATAAGAAAATCCTAACAAAAGGATTCTATGAGGACGACGCATCTCCTCTAAAATATCCTCAATATTACTACAGCCATAAAAAAATAGGTTGCCCTCCTGTAAGGCCTCCTTAGGAGCTATCAAAGCCTTAGCTAACCGAGCTAAAGAACCAGGATCTTTCAGAAAATCATAGGCAAGCTGTCTAGCATCTTTTAAAGAGGCCAGATAAGCAAGCGTCTTCATACGCAGACCCCGTCTTGTAGCTTTAGTAATATAAGGAATATTAGGTTTGTGCTCTGGTCTAGACATAAATACGGAATCATAACAATTAGCAACGGCCGCACACTGCCACGAAGCACAGGGGCAGTCACACAAAAACCCTAGAAGCATTTTCCATAGCTCAGGGAATGGCAATATTTTAGATAGTATACAGCCTGAACGATAATCTAATCTAGTAGAGGTTCGTCATCAGAGAGGACTTCCTCTGCGATTGCCTTGATTGTAGTGAGACCTTCAGGGAAACCTAAACTACATAATAATTCATTTACATGTTCTAACTCTGTAGTCAGCTGGTCGTTGATAAACTCCAAGCGAGCGAGTTGCTGTTGCATATGAGATGTTGGATGCATAAGACCCCTCCGTAACGATTCATAAAGAAGAGGAGCGAAAAACATGCCAACATCTCCGCAAGATTAAAATTTTTTTAAGATTTAGAAATCCAAGTTTAGAAATTGAAGAACTATCCTGTCAGGCTTCGTGCTAAACTTAAGTACATTTGATTTAAAAGCTGTAGAGAAGTCGCGACTACAGTCCACTCCTGCTGCATAGAAGTCAGGTGCATCTGCAAATCTAACTGGAAGTTCTGTCCCATATCCGCAAAAGATTGCTGGTCTGACTGTATTGTAGATTGCAGTGGGAACATACCCCCATTAATCATATTTCCTACTAACCCGGACACTAAAGCTTCTTCAAGAATCTGCAATCGCGCTTGCCATTGCTCTTGCCCCTCTTTAACTTCAAAAGTTCCTGCTACAGAACCTCCAGCTATAGACAAAGGCTGTAAGTAATTTTGCAATAACACTAAAGAACCTGAGATAGAATTGATGTTGTCCTCGTAGTTCCTTAAGGAATCTAAAATCGTGGAGCGCTGCTCATTCGTGATTTTATCATCTTTAAGCACTCTAGCTCTTTGTTCTTCAATAACTGTAAGAGCTCCCCGTGTTTCTTGGAGATACAAAGCAGCTTGCTTTCGCTCCTGATCCAACTTTGCCTGAGCGCTTTCTTGAGATCCTGGGAAGGCATTCGCTCCCCCAGCACCTACTGCCGGCTGTTGTCCCACATAACTAGCAAAATTGAAATACGTAGCTCCATTGACATATTGAGAAATCGCATCAATAATGGAATTTCCGACAGAAGATCCTAAGTTGCTATAATATAGCTTCTTATAGATTTCATTTAGATAATCGACCTCTTTAGGCATATAACGATCGATCAACACAGAGGCGACTGCCGAAGGTAGGGGGAGAGCCCGTAATTCACTAGCCTGTGATAACAATTGCCCATCAAACAGTTCTGTTTTCATATTGGTGAATTGTTGCAATTGACTCTGAAGATCTTCGATTTTGTTCTGTACATTTTCTGATTCTACAGCAGCAAGAGCCTTAAACCGAAAATAACTTCGTGCCGTAGATTCGGCGTTTGTTTTTGCTAGTTTCGTAATTTCTGGCAAAAATCCTATAGATCCATAATTTAACAGGATTTGATTAATCTCAACTTTGCCGTTTTTCTCAGAATATATAGTATATTGTAAGGTACTTGAGTTCACCGTTACGGAAAAGGAACCGCTTGAATTTACAATTGAAGTCATCGCGGATTTTATAGATGATGCTAACTGAAAACTAGAGTTATCTAATTCTTTAGCTTCTTCAAGGATAGCAGCTTTAACGTGGTCCATGGTTGCAGTAGGGTTTAAAGCAACTACAGTAGATGCTGTAAAATAAGCCCAGATAGCACCAAGGTGCTCACCACACTTAAAGGTAACCAAAGATTTTATACACTCATTAATCAGTTTCTGTTGCTCAGCAGTTAACTCATTGAAACGAGAATTTAACCCTCGGGCTGTTTGTAGAGCTCCAGCTAAAGCCGCACTACTAATATCACCTTGAGAGGAACTCAGATCAATTGGAGCAAAAGTTCCAATTAAAGAGCCAACAAAGCTAGACAAATTGGAAAACATCGTTCCTTGATGCTGGTTAACATAGATACTTGCATCAAGTACCGTATCAAAGGATCCTAAAGCCGCAACTTGATCTGAGTATAAGTCTGTTATATGTTGACAGAACATAATTTTATCATTTCTAGTCAGGTCAGAAGAATTAATGACTGCGGCGAGTTTTTCTCCAGCATCCTCAATCCGTTGTAATCCTGCTTCATCAAAATTACCTACATGATCTGCTAAAGCCTGCAGCTCTGTCGCAATCTCAGCAAAGATAGTAAACTGCTCTGGTGTAAGGACTCCTTGTACCGCTGTAAGGATGTCTTTGAACCCTTCGACTCTACCGTCTGCAAACGTTTGAGTTAAAGTAGCTTGATTTCCATATTTGCCTGCCAACTGGTTCGTAAAGTCTGTTTTCATTCCCCCAGTAAACGTATCTGCTCGTTGGATTGCAGTGAAGATCTCCTCTGGGAAATTGTAGAGAGTCTGAAAATTCTCTTCTGTTAAATTATTCCCCGCAGCGACTAAAGCCTGAAGTTCAGTATTTAATTTATCAAAGACATCTTTATTTGCAGGATTCTTACTATTAACTGAGGCCATGATAGTGGTCATAACCGTATTAAGCTCAACGATAAGATCTTGCGCCCACTTCTGTTTTACTGCGTTATAATAGGCCCCGACTCCAGATCCTGTAGCTGCTGGCGTACTTGCTGTAACCTGAACAGATGCATGTGTAGAGGAAAGAGGTTTCTCATGAATGGCTGCCACAGGAATAGACTTCGCTACTGTCGCACGCTCCACTTCATATTTGTGTAGCTTCTCGACGGCAGAGCGGTAGCGCTCGCTCGCCCTCTGATCCAAAACTTCGATCAACCGTTTTAGTATGTCACGTTCCGCTGTAGTCTTCTCATAATTAGCGATATGTTCTAAAGATTCCCTGTGTCTTTGTGCAAAAGAATGCATTGAAGACACTAGAGAGAGTTTTTTATAAAATGTTGAAA encodes:
- the lptB gene encoding LPS export ABC transporter ATP-binding protein; translation: MPILSVCNLVKKYNKKPVTNDVSFQINPGEIVGLLGPNGAGKTTAFYLTVGLIRPDSGKIIFKNVDVTKKTMDHRARLGIGYLAQEPTIFKELTVQDNLICILEIIYKARKQQSHLLNTLVDDLQLGSCLHKKAGTLSGGERRRLEIACVLALNPSVLLLDEPFANVDPLVIQNVKYLIKILAGRGIGILITDHNAKELLSIADRCYLIIDGKIFFEGSSSQMISNPMVKQHYLGDSFSY
- a CDS encoding RluA family pseudouridine synthase, which translates into the protein MKTVTSFTVCKENSGRLDKYLTEVHPKYSRAFYQEHILSGLVQINGQINTRVATRLNCGDIVTIDIQEKEELLELLPEAIPLDKVYEDGMILVINKPRDMVVHPAPGHFHGTLVHALLHEIGERLKEEFPEEPWRPGIVHRLDKDTSGLIITAKTRQAKKVFSELFSTKRLKKSYLAVCIGKPRSTTIHTHISRHQNKRKEMTVSSQGKEAVTHCQVLAFNGKLSFVALSPETGRTHQLRVHMKHLGTPILGDPVYGIPSMNSSYGLDKQQLHAYSVDFTHPETRQFCSLKAGLPEDMRSLLIKEFRNETTILNKNLLESILKEQ
- a CDS encoding CT620/CT621 family type III secretion system effector is translated as MIYSTSISTFYKKLSLVSSMHSFAQRHRESLEHIANYEKTTAERDILKRLIEVLDQRASERYRSAVEKLHKYEVERATVAKSIPVAAIHEKPLSSTHASVQVTASTPAATGSGVGAYYNAVKQKWAQDLIVELNTVMTTIMASVNSKNPANKDVFDKLNTELQALVAAGNNLTEENFQTLYNFPEEIFTAIQRADTFTGGMKTDFTNQLAGKYGNQATLTQTFADGRVEGFKDILTAVQGVLTPEQFTIFAEIATELQALADHVGNFDEAGLQRIEDAGEKLAAVINSSDLTRNDKIMFCQHITDLYSDQVAALGSFDTVLDASIYVNQHQGTMFSNLSSFVGSLIGTFAPIDLSSSQGDISSAALAGALQTARGLNSRFNELTAEQQKLINECIKSLVTFKCGEHLGAIWAYFTASTVVALNPTATMDHVKAAILEEAKELDNSSFQLASSIKSAMTSIVNSSGSFSVTVNSSTLQYTIYSEKNGKVEINQILLNYGSIGFLPEITKLAKTNAESTARSYFRFKALAAVESENVQNKIEDLQSQLQQFTNMKTELFDGQLLSQASELRALPLPSAVASVLIDRYMPKEVDYLNEIYKKLYYSNLGSSVGNSIIDAISQYVNGATYFNFASYVGQQPAVGAGGANAFPGSQESAQAKLDQERKQAALYLQETRGALTVIEEQRARVLKDDKITNEQRSTILDSLRNYEDNINSISGSLVLLQNYLQPLSIAGGSVAGTFEVKEGQEQWQARLQILEEALVSGLVGNMINGGMFPLQSTIQSDQQSFADMGQNFQLDLQMHLTSMQQEWTVVATSLQLLNQMYLSLARSLTG
- a CDS encoding DNA topoisomerase IV subunit B, yielding MAAYTEASILSLASLDHIRLRAGMYIGRLGNGSQKEDGIYTLFKEVVDNGIDEFIMGHGKSLKISASDKQISIQDQGRGIPLGKLIDCVSKINTGAKYTQDVFHFSVGLNGVGLKAVNALSEIFSVRSVRKKKYHLATFHRGVLQESKQGSTKDPDGTFVSFTPDPSIFPEFTFNHDFLKDKIRQYTYLHSGLEIRFNDEVFISHNGLKDLFDAEITEPPLYSPLFFQNEDLTFIFSHLEGNTERYFSFVNGQETLDGGTHLTAFKEAIVKGVNEFFGKTFVSNDIREGIVGCIAIKIASPIFESQTKNKLGNTQIRSSLIKDVKEAIVQALRKDKVAPELLLEKIKFNEKTRKNIQFIKQDLKSKQKKVHYKIPKLRDCKFHYNDRSLYGEASSIFLTEGESASASILASRNPLTQAVFSLRGKPMNVFSLEETKMYKNDELFYLATALGITQNEIQHLRYNKVILATDADVDGMHIRNLLITFFLKTLLPLVENNHLFILETPLFKVRNKTTTLYYYSEQEKMQALQQFGKKDSSLEITRFKGLGEISPKEFAAFIGPEIRLTPVTITSLESISSILQFYMGKNTKERKQFIMDNLITDF
- a CDS encoding DNA gyrase subunit A — encoded protein: MRDVSELFRTHFMHYASYVILERAIPHILDGLKPVQRRLLWTLFLMDDGKMHKVANIAGRTMALHPHGDAPIVEALVVLANKGYLIDTQGNFGNPLTGDPHAAARYIEARLSPLARETLFNTDLIAFHDSYDGREKEPDILPAKLPVLLLHGVDGIAVGMTTKIFPHNFAELLKAQIAILNDKKFTVFPDFPSGGLMDPSEYQDGLGSITLRASIDIINDKTLVVKQICPQSTTETLIRSIENAAKRGTIKIDTIQDFSTDVPHIEIKLPKGSRAKEMLPLLFEHTECQVILYSKPTVIYENKPVECSISEILKLHTTALQGYLEKELLLLQEQLTLDHYHKTLEYIFIKHKLYDSVREVLAINKKISADDLHQAVLHALEPWLHELATPVTKQDTSQLASLTIKKILCFNEEACTKELLAIEKKQAAIQKDLGRIKEVTVKYLKGLLERHGHLGERKTQITNFKTAKTSILKQQTLI
- a CDS encoding DUF1137 domain-containing protein, encoding MTKFLYCGLFYSLGLLVLAFGTMVAIIQVDQICDVSCMNKHFQESPPFLKIKKVNVSKQICSPEERFFHCKIDKSCMELHFPQSSYSCKEYLTRISGHILTQNFEKQMQFRGNSGLLNYQDGSLHVYDCRFQVDPVPGYGSPDKEDSSSGGMKTLYLSLFRN
- the kdsA gene encoding 3-deoxy-8-phosphooctulonate synthase gives rise to the protein MFNNKMILIAGPCVIEGEDITLEIAGKLQSILAPYSDRIQWFFKSSYDKANRSSLNSFRGPGLTEGLRILAKVKETFGVGILTDVHTPQDAYAAAEVCNILQVPAFLCRQTDLLVATAETGAIVNLKKGQFLSPWDMEGPINKVLSTGNNKILLTERGCSFGYNNLVSDMRSIPVLSRSGFPVIFDATHSVQLPGALSTESGGLTEFVPTLSRAALAAGAHGLFIETHTNPKIAKSDAASMLSLEEFAALLPTWDQLFTCVSSFDMVSA
- a CDS encoding KH domain-containing protein, producing MKEFLAYIIKNLVDRPEEVRIKEVQGTHTIIYELSVAKPDIGKIIGKEGRTIKAIRTLLVSVASRNNVRVSLEIMEEK